One window of the Pyrus communis chromosome 17, drPyrComm1.1, whole genome shotgun sequence genome contains the following:
- the LOC137723231 gene encoding probable serine/threonine-protein kinase PBL26 has protein sequence MSCFPCFGSQRSQRSNSNKRLENDSSSPPIAQELKKQKPAEATEAVNPADINAKTFTFRELATATKNFRQEFLLGEGGFGRVYKGTLQSSGQVVAVKQLDRHGMHGNKEFLGDVLMLSLLHHANLVNLIGYCADGDQRLLVYEFISGGSVDDRVLGNGPDDKPLDWYTRVKIAYGAAMGLEYLHEKANPPVVYRDLKSSNILLDEAFNPKLSDVGLAQLGSEGDKSHGPSRLMGTYGFCAPEYSKSGEFTMKSDVYSFGVILLELITGRRAIDTTRSNDEQNLVSWAQPIFRDPKKYPDMADPLLNKQFPEKDLNQAVAIASMCLQEEAEVRPFMSDVVNTLSFLSTTPPPPEAVPAPRPADLTPTEKREENNDESECVSEYSEDDDLDDAGDDDEDQEASDQESIRNSKSNRRSVDISEGEGSENERQVTSTESKEWHSFTRGSMISRNDSVNSSDQGSKGGNNLDGNSSQVSSNQSKYASASSRSSSSGSTEEIVSNSRKNSRKASQKETATVTLAGNSSTEEKSSEGGSVCTNDQDQKSISKVQQLPPVLKDGKVSVDQHRNNEESHDFKSSKKCQSSRY, from the exons ATGAGTTGTTTTCCGTGTTTCGGCTCACAGAGAAGTCAGAGATCAAATAGCAACAAGAGATTAGAGAATGACTCGTCTTCTCCTCCTATCGCGCAAG aattgaagaaacaaaagcCTGCAGAGGCCACCGAGGCAGTTAACCCGGCAGATATTAATGCAAAGACTTTCACTTTCCGGGAGCTTGCGACAGCAACAAAGAATTTCCGGCAGGAATTTCTTTTGGGGGAAGGTGGATTTGGAAGAGTCTATAAGGGAACTCTTCAGTCGAGCGGGCAG GTGGTGGCGGTGAAGCAACTGGACAGACATGGAATGCATGGGAACAAAGAGTTTCTTGGGGATGTTTTGATGCTAAGCCTCCTACACCATGCAAATCTGGTTAACCTAATTGGATATTGTGCTGATGGAGATCAAAGACTTTTGGTGTATGAATTCATATCCGGGGGTTCTGTAGACGATCGTGTTCTTG GCAATGGACCAGATGACAAGCCATTAGATTGGTACACCCGAGTTAAAATAGCTTATGGTGCTGCTATGGGACTGGAGTACTTGCACGAAAAAGCCAATCCCCCAGTTGTCTATCGAGATTTGAAATCTTCAAACATCTTGCTAGACGAAGCATTCAATCCAAAGCTCTCAGATGTTGGACTTGCCCAGCTTGGCTCCGAGGGAGATAAGAGTCATGGACCATCAAGACTGATGGGAACCTATGGTTTCTGTGCTCCTGAGTATTCAAAATCGGGTGAATTCACAATGAAGTCGGATGTGTACAGTTTCGGGGTTATACTTCTGGAGCTCATTACCGGAAGAAGAGCCATTGACACAACAAGGTCAAATGATGAGCAAAATCTAGTATCTTGG GCACAACCCATATTCAGGGACCCGAAAAAGTATCCTGACATGGCAGATCCTCTTCTTAACAAGCAATTCCCAGAAAAGGATCTAAATCAAGCTGTTGCAATAGCATCCATGTGTTTGCAAGAGGAGGCAGAAGTTCGTCCCTTCATGAGTGACGTTGTGAATACTCTAAGTTTTCTTTCCacaactcctcctcctcctgagGCTGTTCCTGCTCCTCGTCCAGCTGATCTGACCCCAACTGAAAAACGTGAAGAGAACAATGACGAATCAGAATGTGTTTCTGAATATTCAGAAGACGATGATCTTGATGATGCAGGAGATGATGACGAAGATCAGGAGGCTTCTGATCAAGAGAGTATCAGAAATTCAAAGAGCAACCGCCGTAGCGTTGACATTTCAGAAGGTGAAGGTAGCGAAAATGAACGCCAAGTAACTTCTACAGAATCCAAAGAATGGCATTCATTTACAAGGGGCAGCATGATATCACGGAACGACAGTGTTAATTCAAGTGACCAGGGCAGCAAGGGTGGTAATAATTTGGATGGTAATTCAAGCCAAGTGAGCAGCAATCAATCCAAATATGCAAGTGCATCTTCTAGAAGCAGTAGCAGTGGGTCAACAGAAGAAATCGTTTCCAATAGCAGAAAGAACAGCAGAAAAGCATCACAAAAAGAAACTGCTACTGTTACATTAGCTGGCAATAGCAGTACCGAGGAAAAATCATCAGAAGGCGGAAGTGTTTGCACAAATGATCAGGATCAGAAAAGCATAAGCAAGGTACAACAACTACCACCAGTACTGAAAGATGGAAAAGTTTCGGTAGACCAACACAGAAACAACGAGGAATCGCACGATTTTAAATCATCGAAAAAATGTCAATCCAGTCGCTACTAA
- the LOC137722223 gene encoding uncharacterized protein — MAGSGGGEIRASIFNGENYEFWSIRMKTIFKSYGLWEFVEKGVECSYSNGADESDEKKKENEGSNDAASLSEKLMKDAKALGLIQGAVSDEIFPRISHEETSKGAWDILMQEFRSVKQRLERHNENKIERAFTSLSVNPKPINASGNQGNQYQKNWKPKFKKWDQKPIYRSGKQIAAVEGGKNPCRHCDKYHHGECFLKGKPKFHCCGKIGHIARDCNNKKNVQQLNYATQVLPTPTMFYVNNAIDKKSMEDVWYVDSGCSNHMTGREDMLVDIDRSITAKVEMGT, encoded by the exons ATGGCAGGGTCTGGAGGTGGTGAGATAAGAGCGTCGATCTTCAACGGCGAGAATTATGAATTCTGGAGCATAAGGATGAAGACTATATTCAAATCTTATGGGTTATGGGAGTTTGTTGAAAAAGGAGTAGAGTGCTCATATTCGAATGGAGCTGATGAATCTGatgaaaagaagaaggagaatgagGGATCGAATGATGCTGCATCTCTGTCAGAGAAGCTCATGAAAGATGCCAAAGCGTTGGGGCTGATTCAAGGAGCAGTTTCTGATGAGATTTTCCCTCGGATCTCTCACGAAGAAACCTCTAAGGGAGCTTGGGATATCTTGATGCAAGAATTCCGTAGTGTCAAACAG AGATTGGAGAGACATAATGAGAATAAGATTGAGAGAGCATTTACAAGTCTTAGTGTGAATCCCAAACCTATCAATGCTTCTGGGAATCAAGGGAATCAATACCAGAAGAATTGGAAGCCAAAGTTTAAAAAGTGGGATCAAAAGCCTATTTACCGATCTGGGAAGCAAATTGCAGCTGTAGAAGGTGGCAAAAACCCTTGCAGGCACTGTGATAAGTATCATCATGGAGAATGTTTTCTTAAAGGCAAACCTAAGTTTCACTGTTGTGGAAAAATAGGGCATATTGCAAGGGACTGcaacaacaagaaaaatgtTCAGCAGCTGAATTATGCAACTCAAGTTCTTCCTACACCAACCATGTTCTATGTTAATAATGCAATTGATAAGAAGTCCATGGAAGATGTATGGTATGTGGACAGTGGTTGTAGTAATCATATGACTGGCAGAGAGGATATGCTAGTTGATATTGATAGAAGCATAACTGCAAAAGTAGAAATGGGGACATGA
- the LOC137723447 gene encoding bidirectional sugar transporter NEC1-like has product MQFLNTEQLAFIFGLLGNIVSFMVFLAPIPTFYTIYKQKSSKGFQSIPYVVALLSATLLLYYGVLKTNAYLIVSINGIGIVIEVTYLILYIVYASKKDKITTLSLILLVNVAAFWLVLAVTVFLLGGTARICAVGWICAVFNIAVFAAPLSIMRQVIRTKSVEFMPFSLSLFLTLCATMWFFYGLFTKDYYIALPNVLGFLFGVAQMILYMTYKNSGKDVEAKKSTMEMKKLSSTNRPNLTGSVSKNPRSDELKQTTDVYESNDEHV; this is encoded by the exons ATGCAGTTCTTGAATACCGAACAACTGGCTTTCATATTCGGTCTCTTAG GTAACATTGTATCATTCATGGTGTTTTTGGCGCCAAT acCAACGTTTTACACAATATACAAGCAGAAATCATCGAAAGGGTTCCAATCCATACCTTACGTGGTTGCCCTACTCAGTGCAACTCTATTGTTGTATTATGGAGTCCTCAAGACAAATGCTTATTTGATCGTCAGCATCAACGGCATTGGAATCGTTATCGAAGTTACTTACCTCATCCTCTACATTGTATACGCATCCAAGAAGGACAAG ATTACTACACTGAGTTTGATCCTGCTAGTAAATGTAGCCGCTTTCTGGTTGGTGCTGGCAGTCACCGTCTTCCTTCTTGGAGGGACAGCGCGCATTTGCGCTGTTGGATGGATTTGTGCCGTGTTTAACATTGCTGTATTTGCTGCTCCTCTAAGCATTATG AGGCAAGTAATAAGAACCAAAAGTGTGGAATTCATGCCATTTTCTTTGTCCCTTTTCCTGACACTTTGTGCCACCATGTGGTTCTTCTACGGATTATTCACAAAGGATTACTACATTGCA TTACCAAACGTGTTAGGGTTTCTATTTGGCGTCGCCCAAATGATCCTATACATGACATACAAGAATTCAGGGAAAGATGTCGAGGCGAAAAAGAGTACTATGGAGATGAAGAAGTTGAGCTCCACCAACCGTCCAAATTTGACGGGCAGTGTGAGCAAAAATCCAAGATCAGATGAACTTAAGCAGACTACGGATGTCTATGAATCAAACGATGAACACGTATAG
- the LOC137723808 gene encoding putative leucine-rich repeat receptor-like serine/threonine-protein kinase At2g19230 — protein sequence MSKALAIHAVKTQGSARVFLSQQEWKNCSGPFQKERSVSAENCHFGDLYYGSSACSNTTLASIKTEQAFQNAIRKCANLSNAFDNVCGNCSKAVLGLRDSLLKAYGVKDGNATETGICGIAAVISVLEEKMNNTFLIDNDYMWCMSLLDAFDPGYVKLKYSLAEAILSILIGITAVTLIVLLIHFVTKKKPQKPVLSGPITTWSGLYRFSKAEIENAINTERKDLGRGSAGQVYKGVLPSGQVVAIKHINKSNKSDSFTREVEGLSRVRHPNLVCLFGWCVEDGEQYLVYEYCAKGNLAQHLLRNDPVLTWERRVKILRDCAIALRYLHHYIDGCIVHRDIKLTNILLTNNLEPKLSDFGLAKMLGMEESKVFTDVRGTIGYMDPEYMTNAKLTCASDVYSFGIVALQLLSGQKVFELDLDARDQLTRKAKDISMNKRPPEDLEDPRMNGNVNKADFELILQVAVLCVAKSSKGRPTIDLVFEEMDKAWKNTLADMKARINKGISSSATPLSTSSDVFLV from the exons ATGTCCAAAGCCTTAGCCATTCACGCAGTCAAGACGCAGGGCAGCGCCCGCGTCTTTCTTTCACAGCAAGAATGGAAAAACTGCAGCGGCCCTTTTCAGAAGGAGCGAAGCGTGTCTGCAGAAAATTGTCATTTTGGTGACCTTTACTACGGCAGCAGCGCGTGCTCGAACACAACTCTTGCATCCATCAAGACAGAGCAGGCTTTCCAAAACGCAATAAGGAAATGCGCAAACCTCAGCAATGCATTTGACAATGTTTGCGGAAATTGCAGCAAGGCGGTGTTAGGCTTGAGGGACTCTTTGCTGAAAGCATATGGAGTGAAGGACGGGAACGCAACTGAGACGGGCATATGTGGTATAGCAGCTGTTATTTCTGTTTTAGAAGAGAAGATGAACAATACCTTTTTGATCGACAATGACTACATGTGGTGTATGTCTTTGTTAGATGCCTTCG ATCCAGGCTACGTCAAACTCAAAT ATTCTTTGGCAGAAGCGATACTTTCAATCTTAATAGGCATCACCGCAGTGACGCTGATCGTCCTGCTGATACATTTTGTGACCAAGAAGAAGCCTCAAAAACCGGTTCTCTCAGGACCGATTACTACATGGTCTGGCCTGTACAGGTTCTCCAAGGCCGAGATCGAGAATGCCATCAATACAGAAAGAAAGGATCTCGGACGAGGAAGCGCAGGTCAAGTTTATAAGGGGGTTCTTCCGAGCGGGCAAGTTGTGGCCATTAAGCACATAAACAAGAGCAACAAATCCGATTCTTTTACTAGAGAAGTGGAAGGCCTTTCGAGGGTTCGACATCCAAACTTGGTTTGCCTCTTTGGTTGGTGCGTCGAAGATGGTGAACAATATCTTGTTTATGAATATTGTGCTAAAGGGAATCTAGCTCAACACCTCCTAA GAAACGATCCTGTCTTAACATGGGAAAGAAGAGTTAAGATTCTAAGAGATTGTGCAATTGCTTTGAGATATCTCCACCATTATATTGATGGCTGCATTGTTCATAGAGATATTAAG CTTACCAACATCCTATTGACCAATAACTTGGAACCCAAGCTATCTGATTTCGGTCTAGCAAAGATGTTGGGTATGGAGGAAAGCAAAGTATTTACAGATGTTAGAGGAACCATAGGGTACATGGATCCAGAGTACATGACCAATGCCAAGTTAACCTGCGCAAGTGATGTCTACAGTTTCGGTATTGTTGCTCTGCAACTGCTATCGGGGCAAAAAGTATTTGAGCTAGATCTTGATGCTAGAGACCAACTAACGAGAAAG GCGAAGGATATAAGTATGAACAAACGCCCACCTGAGGATCTTGAGGACCCAAGAATGAATGGAAATGTCAACAAGGCAGACTTTGAATTGATCCTGCAGGTTGCAGTACTTTGTGTTGCCAAATCAAGCAAAGGCCGCCCTACGATCGATCTTGTCTTCGAAGAGATGGACAAGGCTTGGAAGAACACTCTTGCAGACATG AAGGCAAGGATTAATAAAGGGATAAGTTCATCAGCAACACCACTGTCTACATCTTCCGATGTGTTTTTAGTCTGA